A region of Takifugu rubripes chromosome 6, fTakRub1.2, whole genome shotgun sequence DNA encodes the following proteins:
- the kcnv2a gene encoding potassium voltage-gated channel subfamily V member 2, with translation MTELCRDIYDLYAEYEEEEVQDQFVSPHLLLSPVKHLYLNINVGGTMYRLPFRLAASYPKTRIGRLATSMDHSKKMELCDDYIVQRNEFFFDRDPKVFHNIFNFYRTGVLCIKGELCPRNFIEEINYWGVRIKNSQRCCRISFEERQDELNEQLKVQRQLLAEMETEENEASFEGLNFGPARRQLWNLMEKPFSSLAAKLMALASSMFVLVSLVAMTLNTVEEMQDKTTSVQPCGRFYGEYVETICISFFTLEYLLRLMSTPDLKRFGRGVLTTVDLIAILPHYLQMILECFEDKEAHLYSGDIEAVARVGKVGQILRIMRLMRIFRILKLARHSTGLRAFGFTLRQCYQQVGCLLLFICVGIFMFSAMVYTVEHDVHNTNFTSIPQAWWWATVSISTVGYGDMFPETNLGRILALACISFGIILNGMPISILYNKFSDNYAKLKSHEYTAISKARGKVHFLSRAAKRLSECCEAVT, from the exons ATGACG GAGCTGTGCAGAGACATTTATGACCTGTATGCTGAgtatgaggaagaggaggtgcaggatcAGTTCGtgtctcctcacctgctgctctctccAGTGAAACACCTGTATCTCAACATCAACGTTGGTGGAACG ATGTACCGTTTGCCGTTCAGGTTAGCTGCCAGCTATCCCAAAACGAGGATCGGACGTCTGGCCACATCCATGGATCACAGCAAGAAAATGGAGCTGTGTGATGACTACATTGTCCAGAGGAACGAGTTCTTCTTTGACCGTGACCCGAAGGTTTTCCACAACATATTCAACTTCTACAG AACCGGAGTGCTGTGCATTAAAGGCGAGCTGTGTCCACGCAACTTCATAGAAGAGATAAACTACTGGGGCGTCAGGATCAAGAACAGCCAACGCTGCTGCCGCATCTCTTTTGAGGAGCGGCAGGATGAGCTGAACGAGCAGCTGAAAGTCCAGAGACAGCTTCTGGCTGAG atggagacagaggagaatgAGGCATCATTTGAAGGTCTGAACTTTGGACCAGCACGAAGGCAACTGTGGAACCTCATGGAGAAACCGTTCTCTTCCCTGGCAGCCAAGCTGATGGCGCTCGCGTCCTCCATGTTTGTGCTGGTCTCACTTGTTGCCATGACACTGAACACTGTGGAGGAGATGCAGGACAAG ACAACATCAGTCCAGCCCTGCGGCAGATTCTACGGTGAGTATGTGGAAACCATCTGCATCTCCTTCTTCACCCTGGAGTACCTGCTGCGCCTGATGTCCACCCCCGACCTCAAGCGTTTCGGGCGCGGCGTGCTGACCACCGTGGACCTGATCGCCATCCTGCCGCATTACCTGCAGATGATTCTCGAGTGCTTTGAGGACAAAGAGGCGCACCTGTACTCAGGAGACATTGAGGCTGTTGCGCGTGTAGGAAAG GTGGGTCAGATTCTGAGGATCATGCGTCTGATGCGGATCTTCAGGATCTTAAAGCTGGCCCGGCACTCCACCGGCCTCAGGGCTTTTGGATTCACACTGAGACAATGCTACCAGCAG gtgggaTGTTTACTGCTCTTCATCTGCGTGGGGATCTTCATGTTCTCAGCCATGGTCTACACTGTGGAGCATGATGTGCATAACACCAACTTCACTTCCATCCCACAGGCGTGGTGGTGGGCCACC GTGAGCATTTCCACCGTTGGCTACGGTGACATGTTCCCTGAAACCAACCTGGGCCGCATCTTGGCTTTAGCTTGTATATCCTTTGGAATCATCCTGAACGGCATGCCAATCTCCATCCTGTATAACAAGTTCTCTGACAACTACGCCAAGCTCAAGTCCCACGAGTACACCGCCATCAGCAAAGCACGCGGGAAGGTCCATTTTCTCAGTAGGGCAGCGAAGAGGTTGTCTGAGTGCTGTGAGGCCGTTACTTAG